Proteins from a genomic interval of Corvus cornix cornix isolate S_Up_H32 unplaced genomic scaffold, ASM73873v5 scaffold17, whole genome shotgun sequence:
- the LOC120412184 gene encoding H-2 class II histocompatibility antigen, I-E beta chain-like translates to MGPQNALSQSERAALLTPHWSRLELPVQRGCFGAGGTCPALAMGRVAAAGAVLVALVVLGAPPATGTELSGVFQGMMKSECHFIKGTERVRLVQMHSYNREQYTHFDSDVGVCIRDTPDGEKQAWYWNSQLENPEYRWALVDMHCHYNYEIVARFLVSRRAPLGGTAGPAAWEPRECPSGIHGTHCNELEFQFPVRKRCSCPSRQSSEGAETQVEQDLTVTFHCQPPSPHLWLS, encoded by the exons ATGGGTCCCCAAAATGCCCTCAGCCAATCAGAGCGGGCAGCGCTGCTGACCCCGCACTGGTCCAGACTGGAGCTCCCAGTGCAGCGCGGCTGCTTTGGGGCTGGCGGCACCTGCCCAGCGCTGGCCATGGGGCGAGTGGCGGCAGCTGGGGCcgtgctggtggcactggtggtgctgggagccCCCCCGGCTACGGGCACGGAGCTCTCGG GGGTGTTCCAGGGGATGATGAAGTCCGAGTGTCACTTCATTAAGGGCACCGAGCGGGTGAGGTTGGTGCAGATGCACAGCTACAACCGGGAGCAGTACACGCACTTCGACAGCGATGTGGGAGTCTGCATCAGGGACACCCCAGATGGGGAGAAACAGGCCTGGTACTGGAACAGCCAGCTGGAAAACCCGGAGTACAGATGGGCTCTGGTGGACATGCATTGCCACTACAACTACGAGATTGTCGCCCGGTTCCTTGTGAGCCGCAGAG ctcccttGGGAGGCACGGCAGGACCAGCAGCCTGGGAGCCTCGGGAATGCCCCTCTGGGATCCATGGCACACACTGCAATGAGCTGGAATTCCAGTTCCCAGTGAGGAAAAGATGTTCCTGCCCTTCAAGGCAAAGCTCTGAAGGGGCTGAAACCCAAGTGGAGCAAGATCTTACAGTGACATTTCACTGCCAGCCTCCATCACCTCATCTGTGGTTGTCTTAG